Proteins encoded within one genomic window of Schaalia sp. HMT-172:
- a CDS encoding peptidylprolyl isomerase, with protein sequence MKAILHTTAGDITVELFPNHAPNTVHNFVTLAKGEREWVDPKTGQKTSRPLYDGTIFHRVIPGFMIQGGDPLGTGTGGPGYQFNDEIHPELTFNDPYLLAMANAGKRMGKGTNGSQFFITVAPTPWLLGNHTIFGKVTDEESKRVVDAIVNTPTGANDRPVTDQVINSIEIVD encoded by the coding sequence ATGAAAGCTATTCTGCACACCACCGCCGGCGACATCACCGTCGAACTGTTCCCCAACCACGCCCCCAACACGGTTCACAACTTCGTGACCCTGGCCAAAGGCGAGCGCGAATGGGTCGACCCGAAGACCGGCCAGAAGACCTCCCGTCCCCTCTACGACGGCACCATCTTCCACCGCGTCATCCCCGGCTTCATGATCCAGGGCGGCGACCCCCTCGGCACCGGCACGGGCGGCCCCGGCTACCAGTTCAACGACGAGATTCACCCCGAACTGACCTTCAACGACCCCTACCTGCTCGCCATGGCCAACGCCGGCAAGCGCATGGGCAAGGGCACCAACGGCTCGCAGTTCTTCATCACCGTGGCCCCCACCCCGTGGCTGCTCGGCAACCACACAATCTTCGGTAAGGTCACCGACGAGGAGTCCAAGCGCGTCGTCGACGCCATCGTCAACACCCCCACGGGCGCCAACGACCGCCCCGTCACGGATCAGGTCATCAACTCGATCGAGATCGTCGACTGA
- a CDS encoding rhomboid family intramembrane serine protease, translating to MSMPSYGQRSDPRAAPDCPRHPGVRSVDYCKRCNRPMCVDCAIPTEVRSICVDCTSSKKRWMGSASRAVAAGAPVVTYAMIAICVLMYAVTSFAPSTKLDLALVPATLMSRPWTILTGAFLHGGIMHILFNMLSLYWVGRVIEPVLGRWRFLTLYLVSALGGSAFIIAWCLIQPSEIFVSTVGASGAVFGLFGAVFVLQRLGGSDTTAILTLLGINLVYGFMVSGISWQGHIGGAIAGVGATWVLVRMARPRAGVTQVYQNRRETVVALGMIVGMIVINALAFRVLVEVYGA from the coding sequence ATGAGCATGCCGAGCTACGGCCAGCGCTCCGACCCGCGCGCCGCCCCCGACTGCCCGCGCCACCCGGGCGTGCGCAGCGTGGACTACTGCAAGCGCTGCAACCGGCCCATGTGCGTGGACTGTGCGATCCCCACCGAGGTCCGCTCCATCTGCGTGGACTGTACGTCCTCCAAGAAGCGGTGGATGGGTTCCGCGTCGCGCGCGGTCGCGGCCGGCGCGCCGGTCGTCACCTACGCGATGATCGCGATCTGCGTCCTCATGTACGCGGTGACCTCCTTCGCGCCCTCGACGAAGCTTGACCTGGCGCTCGTGCCCGCGACCCTCATGTCGCGCCCGTGGACGATCCTCACTGGCGCGTTCCTGCACGGCGGCATCATGCACATCCTGTTCAACATGCTCTCCCTGTACTGGGTGGGGCGGGTGATCGAACCGGTCCTGGGTCGGTGGCGCTTCCTCACGCTCTACCTGGTGAGCGCGCTGGGAGGCTCCGCCTTCATCATCGCGTGGTGCCTCATCCAGCCCTCCGAGATCTTCGTGAGCACGGTCGGCGCGTCGGGCGCCGTCTTCGGCCTGTTCGGCGCCGTGTTCGTCCTCCAGCGCCTGGGCGGGTCAGACACGACCGCGATCCTGACGCTGCTCGGCATCAACCTCGTCTACGGCTTCATGGTCAGCGGCATCTCCTGGCAGGGGCACATCGGCGGGGCGATCGCCGGCGTGGGCGCCACGTGGGTCCTCGTGCGCATGGCCCGCCCGCGCGCAGGCGTCACGCAGGTGTACCAGAATCGGCGTGAAACGGTCGTCGCGCTCGGCATGATTGTCGGCATGATCGTGATTAACGCGCTGGCCTTCCGCGTCCTCGTTGAGGTCTACGGGGCGTGA
- a CDS encoding Rossmann-like domain-containing protein, whose amino-acid sequence MTSPWDLYDQLIDEIPADITVTAIHTDGKWRRVATSEDGAGMAFGMNVQSRPRAIEDPSDLVGRPLRDVAALAKSWNFEDAGVGMAAVNAYHSHPVRALAHGFRPCKENNWARTFHPYGPFVAGKRVAVIGHFPFAAAAMPDAAELTILERNVFDGDYPDSACEYLLPEMDYVFISGSAFVNKTMPRLLALAADAHTVVLGPSTPASPAILRAGATTVMSFASAHPARLEDGLAGRTLQGMYDAGMRVELSRP is encoded by the coding sequence ATGACCAGCCCCTGGGACCTGTACGACCAGCTCATCGACGAGATTCCCGCCGACATCACCGTCACCGCGATCCACACAGACGGCAAGTGGCGTCGCGTTGCCACCAGCGAGGACGGCGCCGGCATGGCTTTCGGCATGAACGTCCAGTCCCGCCCGCGCGCCATCGAGGACCCCTCCGACCTGGTCGGCCGCCCCCTGCGCGACGTCGCCGCCCTGGCGAAATCCTGGAACTTTGAGGACGCCGGCGTCGGCATGGCGGCCGTCAACGCCTACCACTCCCATCCAGTGCGAGCCCTTGCCCACGGGTTCCGCCCCTGCAAGGAAAACAACTGGGCGCGCACCTTCCACCCATACGGGCCCTTCGTCGCCGGCAAGCGCGTCGCCGTCATCGGTCACTTCCCCTTCGCGGCTGCCGCCATGCCCGACGCTGCGGAGCTCACGATCCTCGAACGCAACGTCTTCGACGGCGACTACCCCGACTCCGCCTGCGAATACCTGCTCCCCGAGATGGACTACGTCTTCATCTCCGGATCCGCGTTCGTCAACAAGACGATGCCGCGCCTGCTCGCGCTCGCGGCGGACGCGCACACCGTTGTCCTGGGCCCCTCCACTCCGGCCTCTCCCGCGATCCTGAGAGCCGGCGCCACGACCGTCATGTCATTCGCCAGCGCGCATCCCGCCCGCCTCGAAGACGGCCTCGCCGGACGCACCCTGCAAGGCATGTACGACGCCGGCATGAGGGTCGAGCTCAGCCGCCCCTGA
- a CDS encoding cell division protein CrgA has translation MAESKKRKKNGHEVEDDTEIKNWTDGIPLSPAWWAPTFVALMILGLLWVVVYYISQGIYPIPKLGAWNIAVGLGTMMVGFLMTLRWR, from the coding sequence GTGGCCGAATCTAAGAAGCGTAAGAAGAATGGGCACGAGGTCGAGGACGATACCGAGATCAAGAATTGGACGGATGGCATTCCGTTGAGTCCCGCATGGTGGGCGCCGACGTTCGTGGCCCTCATGATCCTGGGCCTGCTGTGGGTCGTCGTCTACTACATTTCCCAGGGCATTTACCCGATTCCGAAGCTGGGCGCGTGGAATATCGCGGTGGGTCTGGGCACGATGATGGTGGGTTTCCTGATGACGTTGCGCTGGCGCTGA
- a CDS encoding DUF881 domain-containing protein, protein MRARTARHAVAVLAVTIASGLLFSVSSLNERKNPAGTSNLATLVRTRQAQVSTLDNEVSSLDAQVQSFSSAPQSGSPDEDAFTARSTSPVSGPGVQITLSDAPPGQIPAGATPNDLVIHQQDIEDTMNALWAGGAEAMTVQGVRITNRTVIRCIGNVILVDGTSYSPPYVIQAIGDPDTLRATVTANPRMVNYQAYVTKYGLGWDMQTKDSLNFAPATTSLTVNYATVEESHG, encoded by the coding sequence ATGCGCGCACGCACAGCACGCCACGCGGTGGCCGTCCTCGCCGTCACCATCGCCTCCGGCCTGCTCTTCTCCGTCTCCTCCCTCAACGAGCGCAAAAACCCTGCCGGGACCTCGAACCTGGCGACCCTCGTGCGCACCCGCCAAGCCCAGGTCTCCACCCTCGACAACGAGGTATCCTCCCTCGACGCCCAGGTGCAGAGCTTCTCCTCCGCGCCCCAATCCGGCTCCCCCGACGAAGACGCCTTCACCGCCCGATCCACCAGCCCCGTGAGCGGCCCCGGCGTCCAAATCACCCTCTCCGACGCGCCCCCCGGCCAGATCCCAGCCGGAGCCACCCCCAACGACCTCGTCATCCACCAGCAGGACATCGAGGACACCATGAACGCCCTGTGGGCCGGCGGCGCCGAAGCCATGACCGTCCAGGGCGTGCGCATCACCAACCGAACCGTCATCCGCTGCATCGGCAACGTCATCCTCGTCGACGGAACCAGCTACTCGCCGCCCTATGTGATTCAAGCAATCGGTGATCCTGACACCCTGCGCGCGACGGTTACCGCAAACCCACGTATGGTGAATTATCAGGCCTACGTGACAAAATACGGCCTCGGGTGGGACATGCAGACCAAAGACTCCC